TACCGCGTCACGGTCAGCGTTGTGGTGGTGCACAAGGCGACCCTCTTCAGGGGGGCGCCTTAGGATGCCGCCAAGGTCCCCAACATGAGCCCAGTTGCTGGTCGTTAGGGGTACCTCGTGTCCCGCGCGGCCGACGCTACCGGCGTTTCAGGCGTCGGCGGCTGCCTAACTTCCCAGACCGACCCAGCTGAGCACGATGGTGGCCAGGAGGGTGAGCACAGCCACTAGGGCGTGTCTGACAATCGTTTGGATTACGCGAGCACCGCCCGCGTCCGCTGCGGCGATCAGCATCTGAAGCACCCGATCCCAGGTGCCTTCTTCGGCCATGCGTCGATACCAGGTCCACACTTCTCTGCCGCGGCCAGAAGACCTTGGGCAGATCGCGCTAGGCGATCCCGCACCGGTACCGGTAGATGATGGCCTCGATCATCATCCGCGCATCCGAGAAGGGCCTGCCGGGCCGGCCCGTGTGAGTAGGCAGCATCGGGGCGATCAGCTCCCACTGGGCATCGGAGAGCATCTGGAAACGGGACATGCCTTCCAAGGTGCCAGTGGGCCCCTAGACTGTTTGTCAGACACGCCCTAGGAGCGTATATGGCCTCTACCTCTCCAACGCTTTTGCCGTTCCGGATCGATTCTCTAGCCACCTCGCTCTTCGCCAAGGAGACAGGCTTCAGCGGCCCCCAGCTCCATGACTTCTTCGCTCGTTACACCGACGTGCTGGGCCCCTATCGGTGGAACGGGAGCCCCTCCCGATGGCAGATCTTCCAGACCGGGTTGCATTCTCTTCCGCTGCCTCAACAACGCGCCGTGCTACTGGAGTTGTGTTCCTACGACGGCGAGTTCAAAAACGGCCGCCCCCCTGAAGGGGAGCTCACCCGGCTACGGGCCATGCTCCTCTCCGCCGGCACCCCCGGCGCGCAGGCAGCACAGGAGTCCCTGCAGAAGCTCGAGGACTGGGAGGCCGTCAACAGGTCCTGGCAGGCCGCGCTGACCAAAGTCCAGGACGACCCAGACGGAGCTATCACCGCGACCCGCACCACCATCGAGAGCGTGTGCAAGCACATCTGCGATGAACGCGGAGTGAAGTACGAAGACGGGTGGGATCTCGCTCGGCTCTACAAGGCCACCTCAAGTGCGATGCAGGTGGCACCGGATCAGCACAGCGAACAGATCATCAAGCAGATCCTCAGCGGGGCGGCAACGCTTGTTGGAGGACTGGCCGCGATGAGGAATGCCCTCAGCGACGCCCACGGTCGAGGCAAGCGCTCTGTGGGGCCAGCACCTCGCCATGCCAAGCTCGCGGTCAACGCGGGGTTCGCCATCGCCGGCTTCCTCATCGACACCCACGTAGAGAAACCGCCCGTTTCCAGCTGACCCTCTCGGCCCCGATTCTTAGGTTTAGAACGGCAGGGCCCCGTGTACGTTGTGCCTGTGGAGCAACTTGCAGATCGCGGCGTCATCCGCACAGCCCTGGACGACTTCGGACATGCCTGGGGTCAGCGCATCGACCGCTGGCGCGCCGATGGACAGACCCACACGGAGAAGTCCTTCGCCCAGCAGTTCTGGTCCGACCTGCTACGCGCTTTCGGGGTGATCCCCGAACGCATCGACCTGTTCGAGCGCGGGGCCGCGCGCGCCTCCACCGGTGGGGCCGGCTACATCGACTTCTTCTGGTCCGGTGTCGCCCTGGGCGAGGCCAAGTCCCTGGGCGCTAACCTCGACGTGGCCCACGCCCAGGCGTTGGACTACCTCGCCGGCGGGTCCATCGGTCAGCACGAGTGGCCCAAGTACGTGCTCGTCACGGACTTCGCCCGCATCCGCGTCGAACGTCTCGGAGACGCCGGCTGGGTGGCCGAGTTCGGCGTAGAAGACGCTGCGGACCACGTGGACCAGCTGATGTTCCTAGCTGTGATGTCCAGGGAGGTTGTTGAGCCTGCTGGCAGGTGCGGCTCCGATCGCGGAGTGGACTCGGTGATGATTGTAGAAGTGCACCCACCCAGGCAACGCGGCCCTGCGTTCGGTCTCTGAGCCGTAGAACTTGGCGTAGGCCCACCCGTCAGCGAGCGTGCGATGGAACCGCTCGATCTTCCCGTTCGTCTGCGGTCGGTAGGGCCGAGTCCGCTTGGGCTTGATCCCGAGCTCGGTGCAAGCATCCCGCCAGGCATGCGAGCGGTAGGCCGAACCGTTGTCCGAGAGCACCCGCTCCACCTCCACGCCCAGCTGCGCGAAGTGAGCGACCGCGCGGCGCAGCACCGCGATGGCGGTCTGGCTGCGTTCGTCGGAGTGCATCTCGACATACGCGAAGCGGGAGTGGTCATCGATCACGGTGTGCAGGAAGCCCACCCCGAGCCGGGGCTGGTATCGGGCATCACGGGTTCCTTCTCGGTCCGAAGTCGCCGCGCGGTGCTTCATGCCCTGCTGACGCCCGACGAATCGGTGCCCGCCCCCGTCGGGGATGCGTCCGAACTTCGTGACGTCGACGTGGATCAGCGAGCCGGGGTGGGGGTGCTCATAGCGGCGGATCGGCTCGGCGGTGACCCGGTCCAGACGGGCGAGGCGGTTGATCCGGCAGCGCACGAGCACGGCATGGACGGTGGATGCCGGCATCCCGAGTTCTGAGGCGATCTGTGCCGGTCCCAGGCGTCGGCGCCTTCTGGCGGCCACGATCTGTTTCACCACTGCTGGCGATGTTCTGGTCGGCATCGTGGCCGGCCGGCTGGACCGGTCGACCATGCCTGCAGGTCCCTCGGCCCGGAAGCGGGTGGCCCATTTGCGTGCGGTGGGTGGGGAGACCATGAACATCTTGGCCGCGGTGGCGACCGGCTAGTGCTCATCGACGATGAGCTTGGCCAGGCGTAGGCGGGCGCGAGGGGTCAGGGCGGCGTTAGCGTGGGACATGAAGGCCTTCTGTTCGCGTGAGCGGTTTCTTGACAACTCCACTCTCGCAACAGGAGGCCTTCGCCTGTCAGCTGCTCACGCAACAACGTCCCTGGACATCACACCTAGGGCATGTCTGACAATCGTTTTGACCATGCGAGCACAGCATTCAGGACCACAGCGGCCCTGTAGATGATCGCGTACTTGTCATACCGGGTCGCCAGACCCCGCCACTGCTTCAGGTGAGCGTACTGACGCTCGATGACGTTGCGGCCCTTGTAGGCGTCCGCGTCGAGGCTGACGGGGCGCCCGCCGCGGGCACCGCGCCGTCTGCGGTGGCCCTGCTGGTCGGCCGGTTCGGGGATGACCGCCTTGATCCGGCGGGCGCGTAGGTGGGTGCGGATCGCCCGGGAGGAGTACGCCTTATCGCCCAGCACGGCCTCGGGGCGGGTCCGGGGCCGCCCTACTGGCCGGGTCACGCGCAGCTGCTCCAGAAGAGGAAGCAGCATCGGGGAGTCCCCTGCCTGGCCGGGGGTGATCAGGCTGACCAGCGGCAGCCCGGTCCCATCGACGAGCTGATGGATCTTCGTGCTCAGCCCGCCACGGGAGCGCCCGATGCCGTGATCGGCCGGCTCCTCACGCGGATTCTTGTAGTTCGATCCATCCCCCTGTGTGGCGGGTGATGTTCGTCGCGTGCTGGTGGGCGCGGGCGATCGTGGAGTCCACCGAGACCGACCAATCGATCAGGCCTTCGGCGTCAGCGGCGGCGGTCAGCGTGGCCAGCACCGTGTCCCAGGTGCCTTTTTCGGCCAAGCGCCGATGCCAGGTCCACACGGTCTGCCAGGGCCCGTAGACCTCGGGCAGATCCCTCCAAGCGATTCCGCACCGGTACCGGTAGATGATCGCCTCCACCATGGCGCGGGCGTCGGCGAACGGCCTGCCGGCGCGGCCGGTCCGGGTCGGGAGCATCGGGGCGATCAACTCCCATTGGGTGTCAGAGAGCATCTGGAACCGGGACATGTCCCCAGGGTCTCAGCTGACTCGTGCATCTATTCTCAGACACGCCCTAGCCGGCCAGGACACCGTGACCAAGACCGAGGAACAAGAGGCCTCCATCGCGGCCGCGCAGCTGATGGCCTCCATGTTCACCGCCCTCGTCGGGGACGAGGTGGACGTACCCGTAGGCGAGGAGGCCCCCGAGGACGCCGAAGAGGAGGAGTTCGCCACCCAGCAGGCCTCGATCCTGCTCACCCGGCTGCTGTTCCTGCTCTACGGAGACGACGCCGGCCTGTGGGAGGCCGACCTGTTCCAGCGCTGGGTGGAGTGGGACACCACCGCCGACAACCTCGGCCCCCAGCTGGACGCGCTCTTCCGCGTGCTCAACACCCCGGAGAACCGCCGCCGCGGCGTGCCAGACTCCTTGGCCCGCTTCCCCTACGTCAACGGCGGCATCTTCGACGGCACCTCCACGGCCGGCTTCCTCACCCGCGACTTCCGGGACGCGCTCGTGGCCGCCTGCCGGTTCCGGTGGACCCAGATCTCCCCGGCCGTGTTCGGCTCCATGTTCCAGCTGGTCAAGTCCAAGCAGGCCCGCCGCGGGGACGGGGAGCACTACACCTCCGAGGAGAACATCCTCAAGACCATCGGCCCGCTCTTCCTGGACGAGTACCGCGCCCGCGCGGACCGGCTCATCCAGAACAAGACCACCACCCGGCGTGAGGTGATCGGCCTGATCGAGGAGATTGCCTCCAACATCTACGTCGACCCTGCCTGCGGGGCCGGCAACTTCTTGAACCTGGCCTACGCCAAACTGCGCGAGATCGAGACGGACCTGCTGGCCGACCAGCGCCGCCGCACCGGATCTCAGGACCTGTCCCTGGACGTGAGCTTGGACCAGCGGATCCACATCGACCGGTTCTACGGGATCGAGATCAACTGGTGGCCGGCCAAGATCGCCGAGACCGCCATGTTCCTCGTGGACCACCAGGCCAACCGACAGCTGGCCGCCGCGCTCGGCCAAGCCCCGGTGCGACTGCCGATCAAGATCACCGCCACGATCTACCAACACGACGCGCTCACCCTCGACTGGGCTCAGGCCCTCCCCGTCCCGGCCGGCCGCACGTTCGTGTTCGGCAACCCCCCATTCCTGGGCGACCACACC
This sequence is a window from Micrococcus porci. Protein-coding genes within it:
- a CDS encoding IS5 family transposase (programmed frameshift), encoding MSRFQMLSDTQWELIAPMLPTRTGRAGRPFADARAMVEAIIYRYRCGIAWRDLPEVYGPWQTVWTWHRRLAEKGTWDTVLATLTAAADAEGLIDWSVSVDSTIARAHQHATNITRHTGGGSNYKNPREEPADHGIGRSRGGLSTKIHQLVDGTGLPLVSLITPGQAGDSPMLLPLLEQLRVTRPVGRPRTRPEAVLGDKAYSSRAIRTHLRARRIKAVIPEPADQQGHRRRRGARGGRPVSLDADAYKGRNVIERQYAHLKQWRGLATRYDKYAIIYRAAVVLNAVLAWSKRLSDMP
- a CDS encoding type IIL restriction-modification enzyme MmeI, translating into MEQLADRGVIRTALDDFGHAWGQRIDRWRADGQTHTEKSFAQQFWSDLLRAFGVIPERIDLFERGAARASTGGAGYIDFFWSGVALGEAKSLGANLDVAHAQALDYLAGGSIGQHEWPKYVLVTDFARIRVERLGDAGWVAEFGVEDAADHVDQLMFLAVMSREVVEPAGRCGSDRGVDSVMIVEVHPPRQRGPAFGL
- a CDS encoding abortive infection family protein; translated protein: MASTSPTLLPFRIDSLATSLFAKETGFSGPQLHDFFARYTDVLGPYRWNGSPSRWQIFQTGLHSLPLPQQRAVLLELCSYDGEFKNGRPPEGELTRLRAMLLSAGTPGAQAAQESLQKLEDWEAVNRSWQAALTKVQDDPDGAITATRTTIESVCKHICDERGVKYEDGWDLARLYKATSSAMQVAPDQHSEQIIKQILSGAATLVGGLAAMRNALSDAHGRGKRSVGPAPRHAKLAVNAGFAIAGFLIDTHVEKPPVSS